GCCGTTCTTCCCTGGCCGCCTCTGTTCTCTTCCGCATGCTCTTAACATTTCCAGCTGCCTCTCTTCAACCCCATAGTtgtctccttttcctcttccttttattttctgttctaATATAAAGGTTTGCTCTTGCCCTCTCAGTAGTGCCTCTTGGTTGAATCCCACTGTTTTCCTGTGTCACAAGAAGCCCTTCCCCGTCAGAGCCTCTTGAAGTGCTCTCCCCTACCTTAACAATGTTGGGACTCTTGAAAGTCAAGAGCCTGACCCTATGCATGACCCATCTCTGCCTTTGCTGCGTGGTCTGATCCCCAGCGCTGTGTAACCACCGCCATGGACACTGAAAACATTTCTCAGGCTGTAAGGGCCCCATCTCCATGTGGGTGGCGTTACCCTGTCCCGAGAGGAGTTCAGGATCCAGCAAATTAACATCTCCCCCGCGTCTCCTGCACCGTGGCCTCCGTCCTGCCGTGCCACCTGTACTGGAGGACTGAGGAGTCCCAGGGACCCCCTGCACCAATGTGTAACCAAGAAACACAGGCCCTGGTGTTTGCTAAACCCTTGAAAGCCTAAATTATATTCATCGGTTTTCCATGCTTTTGTTGTTGAGGGAACTGGAAATGGTAAAAGGCTGAAGTAGGTGTACAAATGAGAGCGTCCGTGCAGGAAAGGCCACGGGGTTACGTTAATTCACAAAGGAGGAAGGTGCAAAATTAAGATTAAATAAAGAAACACTAAAGTGCACTAAAACCTCAAGGTGAGAGAGATTTTTGTCCCACGGAGGTTTGCAGAAACGTTTATCCTCTGCCCAGGTGAGGCCCGAGAGCCCCTGCTCCATGGTGTTGCTCTCTGGTCAAGACAAACGCACAGGACGAGCAGCGTCTCTGGGCATTTGCTATACGGGAGAGTTTAGGAGTTACGGCCTCCAAGGGTGAGCttttaggctggatttgaatCTGAGTAGGGAAGTCTCTTCCAGACAGAGGGCATTGCAGGGGGAAAGTGCGGATTGAGGAGATAAGTGACTTGCCCGATGTGAGAGTCTTGATGTAGAAAAAAGCAGATACTTATCACAAAACGTTGAGAGCGATTGTTAAGGTTTCAGCTTGAGGTTCGGGGACTGTGGCTCTAATTACAAATATAACCAAGGGATAAGCAGATGGAGAGGGCTTTAGGTTGCCTGCTCGGTCACTGACCTGCCCACTGCATGTGAAAAGGGTCTGAGTGAGAAACGAGACCAGCACATGGGTTTCCCGTGTGTATGGGGGGGCCAGGGTTTATCTGAGCCCCACCCAACAGCTGCTTAAACCAGAAACCGAGAGAGTAAATCGAGTGACCGTTCCTTCAGGATCATTTTAATTGCACCTCCGAGCAGGAGACTGTTAACCCTGCTCAGCAGGGACTCCCTGGATAATGCACAATCTGAGAGGGCGATGGTCTTCCCCTATCCCCAATCTGAGAGGGTGGTGGTCTTCCCCTACCCCCCAAAATGTCTCTGCAAGGTGGACAAGCATTTACCATATTCATGAAGGAGGTGGCTTCTGGTTAGCGTGGGCGTGCTGAGCTCGAGGCGTTGGCACTGGGCTTGGGACTCGCCTGGCAATGAGAGGCTTGGTGGGTGAAGACAGAGACTGGAGATAAGGAAGAAGCTTTCCTAGCAGACAGGAGAAGAGTTTAAGAAACGGGCGAGTTCATGGGGGAGAGTGGTGCTAAGCGTGCCACGTgtaactctatttatttattttcctgtcTTCTGTAGGTGCCACCTCAACGACCTGGAGAACATCGTCCCCTTCCTCGGCATCGGCCTGCTGTACGTGCTCTGCAGCCCCGATCTCTACCTGGCGTTGATGCATTTTAGGATCTTTGCAGCGAGCAGGATCTACCACACCATTGTTTACTTAGCTGCTCTTCCCCAGCCCAACAGGGGTTTGAGCTGCATCGTGGGTTACTGTGTGACCTGGTCGATGGCCTACACGGTGCTGAAGACCATCTGCTACCTGTAGCTCCAGGCGGGCCGGGCCTCGGCCTTCCTCCGCTGGTGCTCTTGTCtgcgtagtagtagtagtaggttgCTGGTGAAGTTGGATAAGAGGGCGTGTGCCGTGACTCGTGCCAGCGGACGGTCTCGGCTGTTAACGCGTCTTCAGCAGTTTTGCATTGGTTAAGGCACAGGGATggtttttgctgttttttgttctttatctgtTTCTGGTGAGTTGCACTTATTAAAGAGGATGAAGAATTGCACTCTTGACGTTTACTGCATTTTGGAGGCTTTTGTTCGCGCATTAGATATTTTTCCCCCCCTCTCATTGAATCACTGCAACGTTTAAATAAAGTCACTGGGACAAAATTTTACCATTAACTGCTCCTTACACTTAGGGAcatccattttcagtttttatttgttataacaaaaataaaaaatcagagcAAAGATGACTTTACAATACACAGGAGCAAAATCAGGGACAAGTCATTCTGTCCCCTGGACATAAAAGCTGACAACGAAGGTCCCTCCCTCTTAGGTTAGGGGGGGTGGGATGTAGAGGGAGAGTCTCTTTTTACTGGTGGGTCAGTGAGTTAAAATGCAAATTCTACATCTTTCCCGCCGGTTGCAAAAAGTGAGAGATTTTAGATCGGGTTTTAAATTTGCTTAGACCCCTGCTGACCTTGACGTGAACCGCAGGGGTCGAGGTACAAAACACAGAGTCTCAGCAGTGTTTCACCGCCGTCTCGAGCCCAAGGCCCACCTGCCTCTTCATAAAAACGTTATGCGGCGGAGCAGGCCCTGCCGCCAGGGCGAGGACTCGTGGCAAAAAGCACTAAAAGGCCTCCCCGTCTCTGTGCCAGACTGTAAGAGCGTGGAAAGGCCTGCAGCTCCGCCTGCCCGTGTCCCCCTGGCCCAGCTCCCTCCGTACACGCGAGAGGCGAAACGGCTGCCAGACCATCCTCCCAACCCAGGCGCGCAGAGCCAGAGCTGATTTGTCTGGCTGGGCTGAGGCCTGCTCGTTGTATTCTTCAGTAATGCCCtagactgccccctccccccccccgcgtgaTGCATCAACGGGCTCGAGGCTCAAAATATTCCTTCCCcattattaaatataaaattgctcTGTCTGTCCAGCGCCCCAGACATtaccgccccctcccccgcaagCTGAAATGtgtggatctccccccccccccctatttgcTCCCGGCAGCCCCCCTGCAGCGTCTGGTTGGTGCCTAATTACAAAGCagtcatttagctgaataaaaaggggcgttccagggaggggctgagTTTCATAGCGAATGCTGCGCAGGAGCGGCTGGGAGCGGGTAAGTGAAAACCGGGggtgggaggtgagggaggggggtcCATGTGCTTTTCAGTTtacaggaggggggagggggtgaaagtgAAACTTTTCACTGCACAAGGGGAAAGTGAGTGGAAGGGGCTGATAATGTCTGGGGCGCTGGGCAGAgagcaattttatatttaataatgGGGTAGgaatgtgatatcctggatgaatgtcggtatataaaatttttttaaataaataaagaaggaaTACTTTGAGCCTCGAGCCCATTGATACATTGATactacatttatgctgatgatatccaagtAATCTTACCCATTGATGATACAATCGAAAAGACCCTGAACATAGCTAATATGTACCTGGATATCATCAAACAATTACTAAATCAGATGGAACTAGtgattaacatagagaaaacagaattcctactctTGGAACgcaaaaacattgaaatcatccaaaaccctatcacactcaaaaacaaccaaaaaatccaACTAACTGAGAAAGTGAGAAACCTCGGAGTAATAACTGACACAGAACTgaacctaaaacaacacatatcattaaaagtaagggaaggatacgccaaactcatgaccCTCAGAAGACTAAAACTTCTACTGACAACAAGTAACTTCCgttcagtgttacaagctcttgttttcgctagcacagattactgtaatgccctcctacttggtttaccatacacaacaattggaccactccaaatactgcagaacacggccgccagaattctgacgggaaaaagagaccacatcacggaAACCCTgatggaattacactggctacccactgagcaaagaatacagtataaaaccctttgtacaatacataagttaatacacaatgaaaaagctgattggctgaatacagccctccaCGTATatgtccctaacagaaacctgagatcagctaataaagccttactgtccatcccctcaatcaaaacagccaaactaacccaagtaagggaaagagcgctctccttagcaggtcctatgctatggaactccatgcccgtcgagatccgcttacaaagagacatcaaaaccttcagaaaacatttaaaaacatggctatttaaacaggcatacaacAAAGAGAACTGGGGAAAAGAGAAGCGATTGGCAGCACACCCTAAACACACTACCCAAACCAACACGGGTACATATCCTATTTTAATCTTTAATCTCAAATATCTAGAATAAGATGACATAGATTCTCTTTTATTCCTGCTCAAAATAAATGGACATAACATAACACATCCAATTATGAGTTTTTTATTACTACTTtgttaccgtaaagtcttggcacatgtataatgatagaattcataatcatttccaatattaatatttgtgccttattgtaaaccgttacgatggtacctaacttagtgacggtatagaaaagtttttaaataaataaaatataaatattaacattttttgACTGACAGTGCTGCTTACTCGCGTGTGTTTTAACGTCCTGCGTAGCCAGATATCTTTATCTGGCCACATAactccagctaactttaggccagCTCTGCAGCACACCTAACATAGCCGGATATCCCCATTATAACCTCAACCCCTCCCTGTaacgcaccttttttttttttagctggctAAACTATACCCAGATAACCGTTGTACTTCTCCAGCTATAATGTGCCAAATTTGCTATTTAGACggctaacttttgagttatctgtttaaatggtTTTGAAGATGAACCTcaacttgataactggagggagacACTAAATAAATCTActgcgacagcatttaactttaaaaaaggtgatgatgataaaatgaggaaaatggctTGGGAAAACTGAAAGGATGGGAGTTTACATCCAGCAtgggacgttgtttaaaaatcccatcttggaagtccagatcagatgtattccacaccttgttcaaaggagaggtgagagaggctacaataactaaaagaacagctttcaagagatggaaaagggatctgaatggaGAAAACAGGagacagcataagcactggcaagataGATGCAACGTATGGATAAGGAAGATAAAGAGAATTTACCATGGAAgcgaaaactcataataaaacctttttcaggtgcATTTGAactaaaaagcctgtgagggagtcagttggaccattagatgatgaaggggtaaaagaggcacttggggatgacaaagccatagcagagagactaaatgaattctttacttcggTATTCACGGAGGAAGATGTAACAaacagaaacatgacggcagaaaaagaccgtacgCCCCATtctgtctgcccatccatccaattattTGTAAAATACCTGTCCCTCCCTCAGAGagcccctgcatttatcccaggtttgcttgaattcagatactgtttctgtctccaccacctccttgCATTCGCCACGctctctttaaagaaatatttactaaatctaccccctttcaccctcatctcatgacctctcattccagagtctccttcCCATTGTAAAAGGCtcctctcctgtgcatggaaacgtctgagatatttgaatgtctctatcctatctcccctttcctccagggtgtacaggtttagatctttaagtctatccccatgtgctttagaaggaagaccactgcccattttagtagccccctctggagcgactccatcctgtttatatccgtatgaaggtggggtctccagaactgtactcagtattcccagtgaggtctcaccagggacctgtacaggggcagtgtcccctccctttctctgctaacccttcctctccctgtgcagccaatcatctttctggcttttaccatcgctttatccacctgtttggcctccttaagatcatcagatacaatcaccccagatcccgctcttcctttgtgcttagaagaatttcacctccaatactgaacctctcccttgggtttctgTGCATCCtgaatgcattactctgcattttttagcattaaatcttagctgtaaGACCTTAGACCATTCATCGAGCTTCCCCCCTCAtgtttccactccttcctgctgTCCACTATAGATTGTAGCATCATTGGCAAAAAGCCAAAACCTTTCCCGGCAACCCTTCTGTTATGTCGCTaacaaaatgttgaaaagaagcgGATCAAGGttcaatccctgaggcacagcgCTAGTGACAGCCTCTCCTCAGAGAaagctccatttaccactccccgttgtcacctcccactcagtcactcactctaggatccataggAAGCGCGCACAATTtgttataagtcttctgtgcggaaccgggtcacccaatcaaaaaaactgattagattcatctgacaagatttacctctggtaaaaccctgcCGCCTCGGACCTTGCAATCCGTTGAATTCCAGAAATTGCACTCTCCTCTGtcttagcagcaattccattaggtCGGATtaactcccagcctcctccttacttccacttttatgaataggaaccacagtcccccagaactactccagactctaaggaagcattgaaaaggtcaccagcggagctgccaggacatctcaaAGTTCCCTCGGATGtgtcccatccagccccatcgccTTAGCTACTTTAAGTTTGGTTAGCTCCTCACATTtaaactgttctgaaaatcagttgaggttttcctcacttccagtcttatttgtgtttgcttcatgtggtcctgctctagggccttccacagtgaacactgaacagaaagatttgttaagcaattttgctttttcctcatcagcctctacatattcctcacCTTCACCTTTGATTCTCGCAAtgacacttttgcacttccttctaatTCTAACAAAATCTCTGGTTCCCCTTTTTacctatttgctattttttcttctatttgaatttttgtgtTCCTGACCACTTTCCTAgctctcttaatttttccagatattgtcgcctgtcttctTCTTTCTATGATCTCTGGTACTTTataaatgctaaccttttctcctttacccTTTCAGCTACTTCTGCAGAAAACAataatggtctttttttttctctttatttaaatTCCTAATAAAatgatacccatgccagaaatgatattcagaggtgatgattcagcagaactgaaacaaatctcagtgaacctggaagatgtactagggcaaattgacaaactaaagactagcaaatcacttgaaccagatggtatacatcccagagtgctgaaagaactgagaaatgaaattgcggacctgctgttagtaatttgtaaactaccaTTAaccatctatggtacctgaatactggaggtttgccaatgtaacaccaatttttaaaaagggatcaaagggtgatccaggaaattacagacccatgagtctgatgtctgtgccagccaaaatggtagaaactatcataaagaacaaaacttgAAGATATACataagcataggggtagattttcaaagcgttgcgtgcgtaagatacgcgcgcaacccccaaaaacctccccctgcctccccctgtgcgcgccgagcttatcttgcataggctcggcgacgcgcacatgtcccggggcttgcaaaaaggggcgtggtgggGTGTGGCCTTAgcttccaggcacagcggccatttgccgctgtgctcaGGATCATGGGCCAGCGCGCCTTCTTcagcaaaggtaagggggggttctaggtaggggaaaggagggggaggtgcgggagggcggaaggaaagttccctccgaggccgctccgatttcggagcggcctcggagggaacggaggcaggctgcgcggctcggcgcgcgcaagttgcacaactgtgcacccctttgtgcgcgccgaccctggattttataacatgcacgtggctgcgcacgcatgttataaaatcgggcatagatttgttcgcgctgggttgcgcgaacaaatcctcgcccacgcgcaggttttaaaatctgccccatagtgtaatagaacaaagccaacatgggtttaaccaagggaagtcttgcctcacaaatttttttgagggcataaataaacgtggataaaggtgagccagctggtATAGTGCATttgaatttccagaaagcatttgacaaagtccctcacgagagactttttaggaaattaaaacgTCACGGGacagggggcagtgtcctattgtgaattgctaacttgttaaaagatagaaaatagagagtagggatAAATGGAAAATCTTCCCAAcggagaaaggtgaatagaggaaacccccagagatctgttctggagccactgattcttaatatatttataattaatgTAGAAATGGGAataacaaatgaggtgatcaaatttgctgatgacacaaaattattcaaagttgttcaatcgcaagaggattgtgaaaaattacaagaggaccttgcaaaatggGGAGACTGGTAATGCAAATGCAATTGaacgtggacaagtacaaagtgatgcatttagggaagagtaacacaaattatggttacacaatgcaaggtacTACATTAAATGttgccactcaggaaaaggatctaggtgtcatcgctGAAAATACgtagaaatcctctgctcagtgtgcagccgcagccaagaaagcaaataggatgctggggattattagatTATTAGAAGCTCTTCTGCAGCCAAGTCCATTTGCAAAGCATGTGAAGCAgcatcacccagtaaaagagaaacatgagggtaacctgcacagcacggttcatactaccataagaagcttgctgggcagactggatggagcatttgctccttttctgccatgcatcattactattttactatgaaaggaatggagaataaaacagagaatatcacactgcctctgtatcactccatggtgcgacctcatcttgagtattgtgctaagttctggtcaccacatctcatgaaagatatagcagaattagaaaaggtacagagaagggaaaccaagatgataaaggggatggaacaattcccctatgaggaaaggctaaagaggttaggactcttcagcttggagaagagatggctgaggggaggtaCGAGAGAGATATAAAATAATGAGGAATGGAGCAAGTAaacaatcagttatttactctttcgaaaagtacaaagaccaggggacacacaatgaagttactgggtaatatgtttaaaagtaataagagaaaatattgttttattcaacacataattaaactctggaattccttgccagaggatgtggtgaaagctattagtatagctgcgtttaaaaaaggtttggacaagttcctggaggaaaagtccataaaccattattaaggtggagttgcagaaatccactgcttatccctgggataaggagcttggaatctctctaccccttgggatcctgccaggtctttatgacttggattggcctctgttggagacaggatactgggcttgatggatctttggtctgacccagtcttgTGTTCTTGTGTAACAGTGGATTTGGCCTTTCTGCTGGTGTAAgcggtggggcaggagtgactgccAATTGCTTCTTCCCTGTGAAGaagtttttcattttggggggggctCAGAAtcgtaatttattttttttagttgtgGTAGACTGGtgacaatattattattattattatttaatggtttcatttcttttttattatgtgAGATTTCAAAATACTTCAAGTGAATAATGCACCAAACAATCGCAaatcactaagaacataagacttgccatactgggtcagaccgagggtccatcaagcccagcatcctgtttccaacagaggccaagccaggccacaagaacctggcaattacccaaacactacagAGCTGCATATAACAGGAAAGAGGATAATGTGAATAATCCCATAAAGGTAATGTACAATCAC
This genomic interval from Rhinatrema bivittatum chromosome 4, aRhiBiv1.1, whole genome shotgun sequence contains the following:
- the MGST1 gene encoding LOW QUALITY PROTEIN: microsomal glutathione S-transferase 1 (The sequence of the model RefSeq protein was modified relative to this genomic sequence to represent the inferred CDS: inserted 1 base in 1 codon), whose protein sequence is MAESTKLMDNEVFLAFATYSTIVLAKMMLMSAATAYMRRTRMAFANPEDAAMFGKGDSAKRXLRVTEEVERVRRCHLNDLENIVPFLGIGLLYVLCSPDLYLALMHFRIFAASRIYHTIVYLAALPQPNRGLSCIVGYCVTWSMAYTVLKTICYL